In Chlorogloeopsis sp. ULAP01, the following are encoded in one genomic region:
- a CDS encoding NAD+ synthase, whose translation MKIAIAQLNPTIGDLPKNAQKILEAAQQAVTEGTRLLLTPELSLCGYPPRDLLLNPSFVEAMTITLQQLATDLPPHLAVLVGTVEENTQAHITGGKNLFNSIAWLEAGKVQQVFHKRLLPTYDVFDERRYFEPGLQANYFTLDGINIGVTVCEDLWNDEEFWGKRSYTANPIADLAILGVDFIVNLSASPYTVSKQRFRETMLSHSAMRFQQPIIYTNQVGGNDDLIFDGRSFALNCQGEIICRAHGFQPDLVIIDFDQEERDLQLSSVAPNYECEEEEIWQALVLGVQDYVRKSGFSKVVLGLSGGVDSSLVAAIATAALGKDNVFGVLMPSPYSSQHSIQDALALAENLGISTTTLPIGNLMQAYDKSLADLFANTEFGLAEENIQSRIRGNLLMAISNKFGNLLLSTGNKSEMAVGYCTLYGDMNGGLAVIADVPKTRVYEICHWLNRNGEIIPQNVLTKPPSAELKPNQVDQDSLPPYDVLDDILQRLIENHQSPAQIVANGHDPVVVDRVIQMVARAEFKRRQAPPGLKITDRAFGTGWRMPIASNWLTVKNTFRRFVKS comes from the coding sequence TGAATCCTACTATTGGTGACTTACCCAAAAACGCCCAAAAAATCTTAGAAGCAGCACAACAAGCAGTAACAGAAGGCACGCGTTTGTTGTTGACACCAGAACTGTCTTTATGTGGTTATCCTCCACGGGATTTATTATTAAATCCTAGTTTTGTAGAGGCAATGACTATTACCTTGCAACAGTTAGCAACAGATTTGCCGCCCCATTTAGCTGTTTTGGTTGGAACTGTAGAAGAAAATACTCAAGCCCACATCACCGGCGGTAAAAACCTATTCAATAGTATTGCCTGGTTAGAAGCAGGCAAAGTACAACAAGTTTTCCACAAGCGGCTTTTACCTACTTACGATGTTTTTGACGAACGCCGTTATTTTGAACCAGGCTTGCAAGCAAATTATTTTACCTTAGATGGTATCAACATCGGTGTCACAGTTTGCGAAGACTTGTGGAATGATGAGGAATTTTGGGGTAAACGTAGTTACACTGCCAATCCAATTGCTGATCTAGCAATTTTAGGCGTAGATTTTATCGTCAATTTGTCTGCCTCCCCCTACACTGTCAGCAAACAACGATTTCGCGAAACAATGCTCAGTCATAGTGCGATGCGTTTTCAGCAACCAATTATTTATACTAACCAAGTGGGTGGCAATGATGACTTGATTTTTGATGGCAGAAGCTTTGCTTTAAATTGCCAAGGTGAGATTATTTGTCGCGCCCACGGTTTTCAACCCGACTTGGTAATCATCGATTTTGATCAAGAGGAGCGAGATCTACAGCTAAGTTCTGTTGCACCTAACTACGAATGTGAAGAAGAAGAAATTTGGCAAGCTTTAGTGTTGGGCGTACAGGATTACGTTCGCAAAAGTGGCTTTTCTAAAGTAGTTCTAGGTTTGAGCGGTGGGGTTGATTCCTCACTTGTAGCAGCGATCGCCACAGCAGCACTTGGTAAAGATAATGTCTTTGGTGTACTCATGCCTTCACCCTACAGTTCCCAGCATTCTATTCAAGATGCTTTGGCTTTGGCAGAGAATCTCGGCATCAGCACTACAACCCTGCCAATCGGGAACTTAATGCAAGCATATGACAAATCCTTAGCAGATTTGTTTGCCAATACCGAGTTTGGACTGGCTGAGGAAAATATTCAATCCCGGATTCGGGGTAATTTGTTGATGGCAATTTCTAACAAATTTGGCAATCTTCTTTTATCTACTGGCAACAAATCAGAAATGGCAGTCGGTTACTGTACTCTCTACGGCGATATGAACGGTGGGTTAGCAGTGATTGCCGATGTTCCCAAAACCCGTGTTTATGAAATTTGCCATTGGTTAAATCGCAATGGCGAAATCATTCCCCAAAATGTCTTGACTAAACCACCTAGTGCCGAACTCAAACCCAATCAAGTTGATCAAGATTCTTTGCCCCCTTACGATGTCTTAGATGACATATTGCAGCGCCTGATCGAAAATCACCAATCACCTGCTCAAATTGTTGCCAACGGTCACGATCCTGTAGTAGTAGATAGAGTGATTCAAATGGTAGCCCGTGCAGAATTCAAACGGCGACAAGCACCTCCTGGCTTAAAAATCACTGATCGCGCTTTTGGTACTGGTTGGCGGATGCCTATTGCTAGTAACTGGTTAACTGTCAAAAATACTTTCAGGCGATTCGTAAAAAGTTAA
- a CDS encoding DUF6745 domain-containing protein, with protein MLDKLTPEQETLILFYREKWRKIALSTERINQQQATKAVKEIYKLCNLDEPEVSFCESPYEAMNKTLPKLERLIIQPLNWNFLQLRLGISKFFSAQKENQIDNLALRHPSDIHTHIQTTLYFQFISQMKYISQQLQIDLADGIELQIDTNLTELYRQLTEELEEKYDSNFIPAASFCSYCSWLDFWTSALNYKGDQKLLPIFQLVAQSCGWIFPYQRVAVVCDRPTKISFDEQNRLHAEGEPAIQFADGYSLYAHHGVTLPEKYGKLHPHQWQPSWLLTEKNAELRRVLIQGIGYARIIQQLQAVELDSYQEYTLLKIEKEIDFEPIYLLKMTCPSTGFIHVLRVPPDVKSAREAIVWVNWGIAPEEFTAQT; from the coding sequence ATGTTAGATAAACTAACTCCAGAACAAGAGACTTTAATTTTATTCTATCGGGAAAAGTGGAGAAAAATAGCACTTTCAACCGAGCGAATCAATCAACAACAAGCTACTAAGGCAGTAAAAGAAATTTATAAATTATGCAATCTTGATGAGCCAGAAGTTAGCTTTTGTGAAAGTCCTTATGAAGCGATGAATAAGACTTTGCCAAAGCTGGAACGCTTAATTATTCAACCACTAAACTGGAATTTTTTGCAGTTGCGTTTAGGTATTTCAAAATTCTTTTCAGCACAAAAAGAAAATCAGATAGATAATTTAGCTCTGAGACATCCTAGTGATATCCATACCCATATTCAAACAACATTGTATTTTCAATTCATTTCACAAATGAAATATATAAGTCAGCAATTACAAATAGACTTAGCAGATGGTATCGAGTTACAAATAGACACTAATCTTACAGAATTATATCGTCAATTAACAGAGGAATTGGAAGAAAAATATGATAGTAATTTTATTCCTGCTGCTAGCTTTTGTAGTTACTGTAGTTGGTTAGATTTTTGGACTTCTGCATTAAATTACAAAGGTGATCAAAAACTTTTACCAATCTTTCAATTAGTAGCACAGTCTTGCGGTTGGATATTCCCTTACCAAAGGGTAGCAGTAGTGTGTGATCGCCCCACAAAAATCAGCTTCGATGAACAAAACCGCCTCCACGCCGAAGGTGAACCCGCCATACAGTTTGCAGACGGATACAGCCTTTACGCCCATCATGGTGTCACCTTACCAGAAAAATACGGCAAGCTACATCCACATCAATGGCAGCCTTCGTGGTTGTTAACAGAAAAAAATGCGGAACTCAGGCGTGTGTTAATTCAGGGTATTGGCTACGCTCGTATTATCCAACAATTGCAGGCAGTAGAGCTAGATTCCTATCAAGAATATACATTATTAAAAATAGAAAAAGAAATTGATTTCGAGCCAATTTATTTATTAAAAATGACTTGTCCCAGTACGGGATTTATTCATGTATTGCGCGTACCACCGGATGTAAAATCGGCGCGAGAAGCCATAGTTTGGGTGAATTGGGGCATTGCACCTGAAGAATTTACGGCGCAAACTTGA
- a CDS encoding glutaredoxin family protein: MQLILYSKPGCHLCEGLQEKLEEIIQMQNFASVQLEIRDITTREDWFGAYQYEVPVLFVLKQDDKQEKMQPIPRPSPRVTVQQLEKILQKYL; encoded by the coding sequence ATGCAATTAATTTTATATAGCAAGCCGGGATGCCATTTGTGTGAGGGTTTGCAAGAAAAGCTAGAAGAAATTATACAAATGCAAAATTTTGCGTCTGTACAGTTAGAAATTCGGGATATTACCACTCGTGAAGATTGGTTTGGTGCTTATCAATATGAAGTTCCTGTTTTATTTGTACTAAAACAGGATGACAAACAGGAGAAGATGCAACCTATACCCCGCCCTTCTCCCCGTGTAACAGTGCAGCAGCTAGAAAAAATACTGCAAAAGTATCTATAA